From the Raphanus sativus cultivar WK10039 unplaced genomic scaffold, ASM80110v3 Scaffold4416, whole genome shotgun sequence genome, one window contains:
- the LOC108834639 gene encoding probable fructokinase-6, chloroplastic: MALQATTTTFSFSAPTFRSTPPPPHAFTSKRRLSIKSSSSGLSSPPPPLLSLSRSNLKGRAFASDGSTTQESPSVVCFGEMLIDFVPTTSGLSLAQAPAFKKAPGGAPANVAVGIARLGGSSAFIGKVGEDEFGYMLANILKDNNVNKEGMRFDPGARTALAFVTLTSEGEREFMFYRNPSADMLLEESELDLDLIKKAKIFHYGSISLITEPCKSAHIAAAKAAKEAGVILSYDPNLRLPLWPSADNARDEILSVWDTADIIKISEEEIEFLTKGEDPYDDSVVRKLFHPKLKLLLVTEGPEGCRYYTKDFSGRVHGLKVEVVDTTGAGDAFVAGILSQLACDLSLLQDEERLREALMFANACGALTVKERGAIPALPTKQAVLDALLKAVV; the protein is encoded by the exons ATGGCTCTCCAAGCCACCACTACTACGTTCTCCTTCTCCGCTCCTACTTTCCGAtcaactcctcctcctcctcacgCATTCACTTCGAAGCGTCGTCTCTCCATCAAATCTTCTTCTTCGGGactctcttctcctcctcctcccctcCTCTCTCTTTCACGATCTAATCTCAAAG GAAGAGCCTTTGCTAGTGATGGCTCAACAACGCAAGAGTCTCCCTCAGTGGTCTGTTTCGGAGAAATGCTGATCGATTTCGTACCAACCACTAGTGGGCTTTCATTGGCCCAAGCACCAGCTTTCAAAAAGGCTCCGGGTGGTGCCCCTGCCAATGTCGCCGTTGGTATCGCTCGTCTCGGTGGCTCTTCAGCTTTCATTGGCAAG GTTGGTGAAGATGAGTTCGGTTACATGCTTGCAAACATTCTCAAGGATAACAACGTGAACAAGGAAGGCATGCGTTTTGACCCTGGAGCCAGAACCGCTCTAGCTTTCGTCACTCTGACTAGCGAAGGCGAGCGTGAGTTCATGTTCTATCGAAACCCCAGCGCCGACATGTTGTTAGAAGAGTCTGAGCTCGATCTggatttaattaaaaag GCGAAGATATTCCATTACGGTTCGATAAGTCTGATAACGGAACCGTGCAAGTCAGCTCACATAGCTGCGGCGAAGGCTGCTAAGGAAGCTGGCGTGATTCTTTCGTATGATCCTAACCTTAGGCTCCCCTTGTGGCCTTCTGCAGACAACGCTAGGGATGAGATCCTCAGCGTTTGGGATACTGCTGATATCATAAAGATCAGCGAAGAGGAGATTGAGTTTCTGACGAAAGGAGAAGATCCTTATGATGATTCTGTCGTCAGGAAGCTGTTCCATCCTAAGCTGAAACTGCTCCTTGTCACTGAAGGCCCCGAAGGCTGTCGCTACTACACAAAG GATTTTAGCGGGAGAGTACATGGATTGAAGGTGGAAGTAGTGGACACGACAGGTGCTGGGGATGCGTTTGTTGCCGGAATACTATCTCAACTAGCATGTGATCTCTCTTTGCTTCAG GACGAAGAAAGACTTAGGGAGGCTCTAATGTTTGCGAATGCGTGTGGTGCCTTGACCGTAAAGGAGAGAGGTGCAATACCTGCACTTCCTACAAAACAAGCTGTACTCGACGCCCTACTCAAAGCCGTCgtctaa